Genomic window (Nitrospirales bacterium LBB_01):
AAGAAGTATAATTATCATTTTATCTTTTACGGAAAGTTTATCCAATGCTGCATAAAGCTCTCTGTAAGAGTCATCTTTGTCAGAAATCGGAATTGTCGCAAATCCGTCCACAGGTTGTTCTACGTCATCCAGTGCAACGTTGTCGGTTCTTCTTTTTTGCTTTCTTAGAGCATCGTAACAACAATTTATAGTGATTTTTATCAGCCAATGTTCAAACGGAGCATCTGCTCTATACTTGTTAAGATTGGTGTACGCCCTGATAAATGCCTCCTGGCATATGTCATCAAGTTCACAACTATTCAGAGTAAAGCGTGTCGTTATTGCAAATACTTTCCGTTTATAGCGTCTGACTAATTCGTTAAATGCCTCCTTATCGCCAGATAGTACAGCTTCTATGTAAATCATATCATTAGACTTTTCTTGTATACAAGAAATTTCATTAATTTCGTTAAATAAGATACCCTTTACTTGTGTATGTAAACCAGAGTAAGAATTACTTATCATGGCCGTAACACCTTTATTGATTCAACGTTAAAACACAGCTTATGCAATCTCATCTTTACCTGTTCTGTTATTAAATTTATCATATCTATAATTATAGACGCATTGCCGGCAAAAAGGTTACAAAATTAAAACAATAACCGTAAGACGATGTGTCAATAGGCATTGAAAAGTGACCAATCCCTTGTATGTTAAGCTCTGAGTGAGGGAAAAAATAAACTTGAAGAATTTGTAATAATTGAACCAAAGAGTGCAGATGCAACAGAGCGCATTCCCAGGGGGCGTAGTAGCCCGTGGTGCAGTTATGGTCGTTGTTTATCAGAAAAAAATATTACTTTTGAACACGACTATAGAATTGGAATAACTGTGTCTTTCCGGGGGGCGTGCTTGGAATAAGTAGAAAATAGTGTTTATAATCGGCTACCAAAAATTTAGGAGGTTAGCCGATGGACGTAGAGCCAGTAGTAAAGCCAACATTAAGTGATGTAGTAGAAAGATTTATACCTTTTATCGTTTAGATTGATGCGCCTGATGTGCTAGTGAGACTTCTATTTTTCAAAATAGCCCTGAAATATGTTAATATCAATCGGATGGTGCAGCAAAGGAATCTACGCCGGTTACTCATTGTAACTTTGGCTCTCACCTCGGTCTTTCTGGTTTTTTCATGGATTAGGATAATCTTTCTTTTTCCAATTAACCCCGACGGCGGGTGTTATCTTTCAGTTACAGAGCGAATTTACGATGGGCTAAGACCATACACCGATATTTCTATAAATTATCCTCCGGTCAGTTATTACTGCTACCTAATTGTTAGAAAACTCTTTGGTGGAGGCGACGCTCTCTACAGGTTAGTCCTTTTGATAGTTGAGGCCGCATCGGCTTTTGTGTTGGCTGCAATCGTTAAGAGGTTCTTTAAGAGTACGACTGTTGCAACATGCAGCGGAGTTGTGTTTTTATTTTTCTATTTGGCTTATGACGGGCCATGGTTTGTCATGGAGCCGTTTGTTAATTTGTTTTCTCTTTCAGCGGTGTATTTTCTGCTTAATCCGACTCTTATCGGTGCTTTTGCCTCTGGCGTGTGTCTTATGCTTTCTGTCATGTCCAAACAGTACGGTTTTTTGATACTCCCTGTGCTGTCGGCGATGCTTTTCATAAAAGATACTGGTTTTGATAAAAAAGGCGGACTGCTGAGAACTCTGTTTTTTGCTTTCGGCTTTTTTACTGCCGCTTTAACTCTGGTTTATTTTCTACATCTTAACGTTACATCATTTATTTCACAAATAAGCGGTCAAGGGTATGTGAAGGCTGGAGTATTAAACATGCTAACAGGTATTTTCAGTGTCAGGGGGGTATGGATTATAGGTGTGCTTGCTCTGTCGGTTATTATGTTATTGAAAAAATATGATTTTTATCTGCTGATTTTTTCCGTTCTTTGTCTTTTTCATATCACTCCCCTCTATGTCAGAACCTATGCTCATTACTTTCAGCTGTGCCTGCCATACGCTGTAATCCTGTTAGCGTATATAGTTAAACGACTCTTTTTTGATGAGCATTTTCAGGGTAAACGTAGAGAAGCACTGGCTGCTGTCCTTGTCGTGACACTTATGGGGCCTGTGTCGGCTGCTGTCTATGTGCCTCTTCGTTACGCCATGAGCATAACTGAGAAAAATGAAATACTTCTCATAGCTAAAGAAATAAACACAATTGTACCGCAAAGGTCGCCAGCTCTTGTTGTAAATGCCACGGAGTTTTATTACTACTGTAACCTCTATCCGCCGACAAAAGAAGAGGGCTATCACGTCATATATAAAAGCGGCGATTTTGGTAACCCGTTTAATTATAAAATGGAGACTATCCATTATGTTTTGTGGTTTGACGGGGATATGATAAAGCTCCAGGACTCACGATTTGAAAACTATTTAAGGTTAACCCATAAAAGACTAAAGTTGCTGAAGTTTCACGATGGAAAACGCACTGTGGAAATATGGGGGAAATTAGATATTAAGACAGAGCCTTAAACACCATAAACTCCTAAACCACACCCTTTAATTTAGCGGCATCCGCTGGGCCAAAAACCGTAAAGGCTTTAGGCACGTTGTCTATAAAACCCTCTATGATTTCATAAACATGTTTCATCTTCACGCGCTCAATGCCCCTTATAATCTGAGCAGGGCTGTAGTACCTGCCGTAGTAGATTTCCTGCCGCGCTATGTTTTGCATACGACCGGATGTGGACTCAAGACTCATCAGAAGGTTACCCTTTAACTGATTCTTTGCCCTCTGCAGCTCATCTTCTTTTAAATTATTTTTTAACGAATCCATTTCTTTTATTATAGTATCAATGACCTCAACATATTTTTTCTTACCTGTTGCAGCATACACCCCAAAGACTCCGGTATCGCTGTAAGAGGATAGAAACGAAAATATGGAGTACGCAAGCCCGCGCTTTTCACGTACCTCCTGAAACAAACGAGAGCTGACCCCGGCTCCGTATATTGTGTTAAGAATAAGAAACGGATACCTAAGCGTACTGTTTTGCTTTACCCCCTCTATGCCCATACATATATGTACCTCGGAAAAGTCCTTCTTATACACTTTTAATGAGGCAGAAAATGGAGGTTTTTCATAGACTTTACCTTCAGCAGCTTGATTAGAATCAGCACGCACGGCGCCGATTTTGCTGTTAAGCAGTGCCAGCATCGCCTCGTGGTTGATGTTTCCGGCACAGGATATGACTACATCCTGAGTTCCATAGTGAGCACTTAAGTGTGAGGTAATATCGTTTCTTGTTATTTCCCGCACTGTTTCCTGAGTGCCAAGCACAGGCAGCCCAAGCCCGCTCTGTCCCCATATGTCGGTATAAAATAGGTCGTGAATATAGTCGTCCGGGGTATCTTCCACCATTTTTATTTCTTCAGAGATTATCTCCTGTTCTTTATGAATGTCTTGCTCCCTAAACAATGAATTCATATATATATCCGCAAGAATCTCAACAGCCTCATTGACGTGTTCTTTCAGCACTTTTACGTAATAGGTAGTGTTTTCTCTGGTGGTGAATGCGTTTAAATCGCCTCCAAGATAGTCTATCTCTGAGGCGATTTGTTCCTGAGTCCGTTTTTGTGTGCCTTTAAAAAACATATGCTCTATGAAGTGAGATATCCCGTTTTTTTCACGCCTTTCAAAGCGGGCGCCTACTTTCACCCATATCCCTATGCTTACAGACCTCACCCCTGCCACTTTTTCAGTAACTATCGGAGTTCCATTTTCAAGATACCCTTTTTTGTACATTTCCCACATCCCCCACCGGCTTATTCTTAGTATTATCTGTTCAAT
Coding sequences:
- a CDS encoding RNA polymerase sigma factor, whose amino-acid sequence is MIYIEAVLSGDKEAFNELVRRYKRKVFAITTRFTLNSCELDDICQEAFIRAYTNLNKYRADAPFEHWLIKITINCCYDALRKQKRRTDNVALDDVEQPVDGFATIPISDKDDSYRELYAALDKLSVKDKMIIILLELEEKSVREVAQLTGWSETNVKVRAFRARMKLRGYLGDKNEKQKT
- a CDS encoding insulinase family protein gives rise to the protein MYKKGYLENGTPIVTEKVAGVRSVSIGIWVKVGARFERREKNGISHFIEHMFFKGTQKRTQEQIASEIDYLGGDLNAFTTRENTTYYVKVLKEHVNEAVEILADIYMNSLFREQDIHKEQEIISEEIKMVEDTPDDYIHDLFYTDIWGQSGLGLPVLGTQETVREITRNDITSHLSAHYGTQDVVISCAGNINHEAMLALLNSKIGAVRADSNQAAEGKVYEKPPFSASLKVYKKDFSEVHICMGIEGVKQNSTLRYPFLILNTIYGAGVSSRLFQEVREKRGLAYSIFSFLSSYSDTGVFGVYAATGKKKYVEVIDTIIKEMDSLKNNLKEDELQRAKNQLKGNLLMSLESTSGRMQNIARQEIYYGRYYSPAQIIRGIERVKMKHVYEIIEGFIDNVPKAFTVFGPADAAKLKGVV